A single window of Microbispora hainanensis DNA harbors:
- a CDS encoding metallophosphoesterase family protein, with protein sequence MKVVVLADTHAPRRWKSCPPAVAAHLRGADLILHAGDVCTADVLVELSAYAPVHAVLGNNDGPDVAAWGAPETLGLDLGGLRVAMIHDSGQAAGRTARMRRRFPEADLVVFGHSHIPMDLTGDGVRVFNPGSPTDRRRQPYGTIGILDVDGGVLRRAEIVPVT encoded by the coding sequence GTGAAGGTCGTCGTGCTCGCGGACACCCACGCTCCCCGGCGCTGGAAGTCCTGCCCGCCCGCGGTCGCCGCGCACCTGCGGGGAGCCGACCTGATCCTGCACGCCGGTGACGTCTGCACCGCGGACGTCCTGGTGGAGCTGTCCGCGTACGCTCCGGTCCACGCGGTGCTCGGCAACAACGACGGCCCGGACGTCGCGGCCTGGGGCGCCCCCGAGACGCTCGGCCTCGACCTCGGCGGGCTCCGGGTGGCGATGATCCACGACAGCGGGCAGGCCGCCGGGCGGACCGCGCGGATGCGGCGCCGCTTCCCCGAGGCCGACCTGGTCGTCTTCGGCCACTCGCACATCCCCATGGACCTCACCGGCGACGGGGTGCGGGTGTTCAACCCCGGCTCGCCCACCGACCGCCGCCGCCAGCCGTACGGCACCATCGGAATCCTCGACGTCGATGGCGGCGTGCTGCGGCGGGCCGAGATCGTGCCCGTCACCTGA
- a CDS encoding NADPH:quinone reductase, translating to MRAIVYSETGDSDVLRLTERPVPEPGPGEVRVRVVRSGVNPTDWKSRRGTLSHPEAVPNQDGAGIVDVTGPGVTGVAPGDRVWVWEAAWGRPDGTAQEYVVLPERQVVPLPDGASLDLGASLGIPALTAHRCLTVADGGPDRLAPGALDGRTILVAGGAGAVGNAVIQLARWAGATVVTTVSGPEKAALARAAGAHHVVDYRVGDPAAEIRRVAPGGADIVVEVAPAANAVLDAAVTAPGGVVAVYANNGGDAVTLSVRDLFTRNIRYQFVLVYTVPEAVKDAAVADVRAAVEAGALRVGEEAGLPLHHFPLERTADAHDAVESGAVGKVLVDVAPE from the coding sequence ATGAGAGCGATCGTGTATTCCGAGACCGGGGACAGCGACGTCCTGCGCCTGACCGAACGGCCGGTGCCCGAGCCGGGGCCCGGAGAGGTACGCGTACGGGTGGTGCGTTCGGGGGTCAACCCGACCGACTGGAAGTCGCGGCGCGGCACGCTGAGCCATCCGGAGGCCGTGCCCAACCAGGACGGCGCCGGGATCGTGGACGTCACCGGGCCGGGCGTCACGGGGGTGGCCCCGGGTGATCGCGTGTGGGTGTGGGAGGCCGCCTGGGGGCGTCCGGACGGCACCGCACAGGAGTATGTCGTGCTGCCCGAGCGGCAGGTCGTGCCGCTGCCGGACGGAGCCTCCCTCGACCTCGGTGCGAGCCTCGGCATCCCAGCGCTGACCGCGCATCGCTGCCTGACCGTGGCGGACGGCGGACCGGACCGCCTCGCCCCCGGAGCGCTCGACGGCAGGACCATCCTCGTCGCGGGCGGGGCCGGGGCCGTGGGCAACGCCGTGATCCAGCTCGCCCGCTGGGCCGGGGCGACCGTGGTGACCACCGTCAGCGGGCCGGAGAAGGCGGCGCTGGCCCGGGCCGCGGGGGCGCATCACGTGGTCGACTACCGCGTCGGCGATCCGGCGGCGGAGATCCGCCGCGTCGCCCCGGGCGGCGCCGACATCGTGGTGGAGGTCGCGCCCGCGGCCAACGCCGTCCTCGACGCGGCGGTCACCGCTCCCGGTGGGGTCGTCGCGGTGTACGCGAACAACGGCGGAGACGCGGTCACGTTGTCGGTGCGCGACCTGTTCACCCGCAACATCCGCTATCAGTTCGTGCTGGTCTACACGGTCCCCGAGGCGGTCAAGGACGCGGCCGTTGCCGACGTGCGCGCGGCGGTCGAGGCGGGCGCGCTGCGGGTGGGCGAGGAGGCCGGGCTGCCCCTGCACCACTTCCCGCTGGAGCGTACGGCCGACGCCCACGACGCGGTCGAGTCGGGCGCGGTCGGCAAGGTGCTGGTCGACGTCGCCCCGGAGTGA
- a CDS encoding Ppx/GppA phosphatase family protein, translating to MRLGVLDVGSNTVHLLVMDAHQGARPLPAFSHKDELRLAEHLVGGDRLSDEGAARLGAFVREAVRIAEDKGVEDLVAFATSAVRDAVNGEDVLAQIKADTRVDIQVLSGDDEARLTFLAVRRWFGWSSGRLLVTDIGGGSLEIASGIDEEPDVAVSLPLGAGRLTRDWFTADPPDPEELRALRRHVRAEIARTVGAVAKYGRPDHAVATSKTFRQLARIAGAASSGEGTYVKRTLTHDDLVEWTGRLATMPAARRAELPGVSAGRAAQLLAGAVVADAAMDLFELPVLEICPWALREGVILRRLDGLPMGRPSVADQ from the coding sequence ATGCGACTAGGAGTGCTGGACGTGGGTTCCAACACGGTGCACCTGCTGGTGATGGACGCGCATCAGGGGGCCCGTCCGCTGCCCGCGTTCTCCCACAAGGACGAGCTGCGGCTCGCCGAGCATCTCGTCGGCGGCGACCGGCTCAGCGACGAGGGCGCGGCGCGGCTCGGGGCCTTCGTACGCGAAGCGGTCCGCATCGCCGAGGACAAGGGAGTGGAGGACCTGGTCGCCTTCGCCACCTCGGCGGTCCGCGACGCGGTCAACGGCGAGGACGTGCTGGCCCAGATCAAGGCGGACACCCGGGTGGACATCCAGGTCCTGTCGGGGGACGACGAGGCCAGGCTCACGTTCCTGGCCGTCCGCCGCTGGTTCGGGTGGTCCTCCGGGCGGCTGCTGGTGACCGACATCGGGGGCGGGTCGCTGGAGATCGCGTCCGGCATCGACGAGGAGCCCGACGTCGCGGTTTCCCTTCCGCTCGGCGCGGGGCGGCTCACCCGCGACTGGTTCACCGCCGACCCGCCCGATCCGGAGGAGCTCCGCGCGCTGCGGCGGCACGTACGCGCCGAGATCGCGCGGACGGTCGGGGCGGTCGCCAAGTACGGCAGGCCCGACCACGCGGTCGCCACGTCCAAGACCTTCCGCCAGCTCGCGCGTATCGCGGGGGCCGCGTCGTCCGGCGAGGGCACGTACGTCAAGCGGACGCTGACGCACGACGACCTGGTCGAGTGGACGGGCAGGCTGGCCACGATGCCGGCCGCCCGCCGGGCGGAGCTTCCCGGGGTGTCCGCCGGGCGGGCCGCGCAGCTTCTCGCCGGCGCGGTCGTCGCGGACGCCGCGATGGACCTGTTCGAACTGCCGGTGCTGGAGATCTGCCCGTGGGCGCTGCGGGAGGGTGTGATCCTGCGCAGGCTCGACGGCCTTCCCATGGGTCGGCCCTCGGTGGCCGATCAGTAA
- a CDS encoding ATP-dependent DNA helicase RecQ: protein MSVRQRYGGLSGGRAGDRLGGTAGGWSRDWSGSWAGGWAGGRFGRRFGRRGRRLRATARDAFGWQQLRPGQQEAMEHLLAGRDVLLVMPTGGGKSAVYQVPGLLLDGPTVIVSPLIALQRDQVMGLLKAGAAGAVAVNSAGSVEAGLDQVTAGDAEYVFLSPEQLAKPEVVERLAEARPSLIAVDEAHCVSAWGHDFRPEYLRLGKVIERLGHPPVIAMTATAAPTVREEIVESLGLTGAQQIVRGFDRPNLRLDVHRFTSDDDKRRALADHTAGLDGVGLLYVATRRQAEEYAGLLRERGRRAEAYHAGMKAKERRRIHERFQDDDLDTVVATSAFGMGIDKPDVRYVLHAAPPESLDAYYQEIGRAGRDGNPADAVLFYRPEDLGLRRFFAGGHADEAMMRRVATLVHEHGGEVAAADLRELLGVGAARLASHVNLLERAGAVEVTHGGALRYTPDGPPPDEAAAHAVEIDDLRHRMGDSRLEMMRGYAETTGCRRRFLLEYFGEPYERSCGDCDTCRSGTATPPETGDGRFPMHADVRHAEWGHGIVMSREQDRITVLFDSVGYKTLALGLVGELLEVV, encoded by the coding sequence ATGAGCGTCAGGCAGAGGTACGGCGGCCTGTCCGGCGGAAGGGCCGGTGACCGGCTCGGCGGCACGGCGGGCGGCTGGTCGAGGGACTGGTCGGGAAGCTGGGCCGGCGGCTGGGCGGGAGGCCGCTTCGGCCGGCGTTTCGGACGCAGGGGCAGGCGGCTGCGGGCCACCGCGAGGGACGCGTTCGGCTGGCAGCAGCTGCGCCCCGGCCAGCAGGAGGCGATGGAGCACCTGCTCGCGGGGCGCGACGTGCTGCTGGTGATGCCGACCGGCGGCGGCAAGTCGGCCGTCTATCAGGTGCCCGGCCTGCTCCTGGACGGCCCGACGGTCATCGTCTCGCCGCTCATCGCTCTGCAGCGCGACCAGGTCATGGGCCTGCTCAAGGCGGGGGCAGCGGGCGCGGTGGCGGTCAACTCGGCCGGCTCGGTCGAGGCGGGCCTCGACCAGGTCACGGCGGGCGACGCCGAATATGTGTTCCTGTCCCCGGAGCAGCTCGCCAAGCCCGAGGTGGTCGAGCGGCTGGCCGAGGCCCGGCCCTCCCTGATCGCGGTGGACGAGGCGCACTGCGTGTCCGCCTGGGGCCACGACTTCCGGCCCGAGTATCTGCGGCTCGGCAAGGTGATCGAGCGTCTGGGCCATCCCCCGGTGATCGCGATGACCGCCACGGCCGCGCCGACCGTGCGCGAGGAGATCGTCGAGTCGCTCGGCCTGACCGGCGCGCAGCAGATCGTGCGGGGGTTCGACCGGCCCAACCTCCGTCTCGACGTCCACCGGTTCACGAGCGACGACGACAAGCGCAGGGCCCTCGCCGACCACACCGCCGGGCTCGACGGCGTGGGACTGCTCTATGTGGCGACGCGGCGCCAGGCCGAGGAGTACGCCGGCCTGCTGAGGGAGCGCGGCCGCCGGGCCGAGGCGTACCACGCGGGGATGAAGGCGAAGGAACGCCGCCGCATCCACGAGCGGTTCCAGGACGACGACCTCGACACCGTCGTGGCGACCTCGGCCTTCGGGATGGGCATCGACAAGCCCGACGTGCGCTACGTGCTGCACGCCGCGCCTCCGGAGTCGCTCGACGCGTACTACCAGGAGATCGGCCGGGCGGGCCGGGACGGCAACCCGGCCGATGCCGTGCTGTTCTACCGGCCCGAGGACCTGGGGCTGCGCAGGTTCTTCGCCGGGGGCCACGCGGACGAGGCCATGATGCGGCGCGTCGCGACGCTGGTCCACGAGCACGGCGGGGAGGTCGCCGCCGCCGACCTGCGCGAGCTCCTCGGCGTCGGGGCGGCCAGGCTGGCCTCGCACGTCAACCTGCTCGAACGGGCGGGCGCGGTCGAGGTGACCCATGGTGGCGCCCTGCGCTACACCCCGGACGGCCCGCCTCCGGACGAGGCCGCCGCCCACGCGGTGGAGATCGACGATCTCCGGCACCGGATGGGGGACTCCCGGCTGGAGATGATGCGCGGCTACGCGGAGACGACCGGCTGCCGGCGCCGCTTCCTGCTGGAGTATTTCGGCGAGCCGTACGAACGGTCCTGCGGCGACTGCGACACCTGCCGCTCCGGTACGGCGACCCCGCCGGAGACCGGCGACGGGCGGTTCCCCATGCACGCGGACGTCCGGCACGCCGAGTGGGGGCACGGGATCGTGATGAGCCGCGAGCAGGACCGGATCACGGTGCTGTTCGACTCCGTGGGCTACAAGACGCTGGCCCTCGGCCTGGTCGGCGAGCTGCTCGAAGTGGT